A window from Balearica regulorum gibbericeps isolate bBalReg1 chromosome 1, bBalReg1.pri, whole genome shotgun sequence encodes these proteins:
- the P2RY2 gene encoding P2Y purinoceptor 2 codes for MANLTTPPAWTRVINSSLDPGGTGDNAYKCVFDEDFKYVLLPVSYSIVCVLGLFLNLLALYIFIFRIKTWNASTTYMFNLAVSDTLYVVSLPLLVYYYAMGDNWPFSVGLCKIVRFLFYTNLYCSILFLLCISIHRFLGICFPLKSLQWGHVRYARRVSVIVWVITVVCQSPVLFFVTTSVKHDTVTCHDTSSKDLFGQFVIYSSVMLVLLFCIPFLIIIVCYCLMARRLLQPTRGISRLSRSKKKSVKMIIIVLMVFIVCFLPFHVTRTLYYSFRSWDLSCQTLNTINLVYKVTRPLASTNSCLDPILYFLAGQRFMKFAGNKMPGKPHNEMALGIVPNSHLGTSNDSDTLSKDVKS; via the coding sequence ATGGCAAACCTAACAACTCCTCCAGCCTGGACCAGAGTCATCAACAGCTCCTTGGACCCAGGTGGCACAGGAGACAATGCCTACAAGTGTGTATTTGATGAGGACTTCAAGTATGTCCTGCTGCCCGTCTCCTACAGCATCGTGTGCGTGCTGGGGCTCTTTCTCAACCTGCTGGCCCTCTACATCTTCATCTTCAGGATCAAGACCTGGAACGCCTCCACCACGTACATGTTCAACCTGGCCGTGTCCGACACGCTCTACGTGgtctccctgcccctcctggTTTATTATTATGCCATGGGGGACAACTGGCCTTTCAGTGTAGGCTTGTGTAAAATAGTCCGCTTCTTGTTTTACACCAACCTCTACTGCagcatccttttcctcctctgcatcaGCATCCATCGATTCCTGGGCATCTGCttcccactgaagtcactgcAGTGGGGACACGTTCGCTACGCCCGGAGGGTGTCGGTCATCGTGTGGGTGATCACTGTTGTGTGCCAGTCACCCGTGCTCTTCTTTGTCACCACCAGCGTGAAACATGACACCGTCACCTGCCATGACACATCCAGCAAGGACCTCTTCGGCCAGTTTGTCATTTACAGTTCCGTGATGCTGGTGCTGCTCTTCTGCATCCCTTTCCTCATCATCATCGTCTGCTACTGCCTAATGGCCcggaggctgctgcagcccacacGGGGGATCTCCAGGCTGTCCCGATCCAAAAAGAAGTCAGTCAAGATGATAATCATCGTCTTGATGGTCTTCATcgtttgttttcttcctttccatgtCACTCGTACCTTGTACTACTCCTTCCGGAGCTGGGACTTGAGCTGTCAGACCCTCAATACTATCAATTTAGTTTATAAGGTGACTCGTCCCCTAGCTAGCACCAACAGCTGCTTGGATcccattttgtatttcttagcAGGGCAACGATTTATGAAATTTGCTGGCAACAAAATGCCAGGGAAGCCTCACAATGAAATGGCGCTGGGGATCGTGCCCAATAGTCACCTGGGAACCAGCAACGACTCGGACACGTTATCCAAGGATGTGAAATCCTAG